The DNA sequence TCTGGAAGGGGATGTTGATAACGTGGGGGTGATGTTTCCCAGACTCCACCTGCCCCTACCCATGCAGGGAAATCTCTGTATAGTTTCCTTTCAATTTTGTCATtaatctaaaactgctctaaaaaacaaaatcctaagaaaaaaGCCATGGAGAGCAGGAAAATACAACAGAGATATGTTCCGAGAGTACTTATCCAAGAGAGGAAACAAAATGAGAAGGATTCCTCTTCTGTGCTGATAGCCCTCTGAGGGctctagcagtggttctcaaccttcctaatgctgccgtgtattttcattgtttctaaggggttgtgacccacaggttgagaactgctgcctagGAGAAAGTGAAATTAAAGGGTCATAGTACCCTTTGGCGGGAGGATCACATCGTCCAACTCAAGCAACAGCGCATCTAGGTAACAGCGGTTCTCAATGTTGGCTGCTCCTGggaatcacctgggaagctttttaataaaagatgcCTGCATTTCACCTCCAGAGATTTGATTTTATTGTCTCTCTGTGGCCTGGGTagtgagatttttaaaagctcttcAGGTAATTTTAAAGTGGAGCCAAGAGTGAGGACCACTGCCTTTAAAGGTAACTTAAGACAACTTTGTTGTCCACCAAGGAAAGGAAGCCAGATGAAGCTGCCAATTTCATAGCCATTGGAGGTAAAgaaaggctaattttttttagggAAAGTGAGAGGAAGGATGGAATCTATCAAAACCAAATGCCTGAGAGGAGGAAGAAGTTctctggcagcacccatagcGGGCAAAGTTGAGAGCGATGGTGGAAACCTGCTATGACTTTGATGCCTGTAGCATTTAAATGTCTGATACACCTTGTTCCTTCATGAGTCTTTTAAAGGGCCTGATTTGAGGAATGCCTTCCAGACTAGGGTCCAATTGCAGGGAGACAGAGCATGCTGGCGTACCTTTCAGCTGGGGTATTTTGGTGGTTTCCTCAACTAGATGGACCAGGCAAAGCACCATCTTCGAAGGCAAAGtgagcagagccaggaagttcacAAGAGGATAATGTCCAGTGCATGTACTGAGcaagtatttccttctcttcactcATTGCAGAGCAGGTCAAAGTGAACCATTGTATATCCAGACAAAATAACCCCTGTCTCCTGGTAGGAGTTTTAATTGGTTTTGCTTGAAGTAGAAGTTATGATATAATTGATATTTCCAGTTTGTCTTTCTGTATCTTATGTGTCCAAGAAAATTGTGTAGCTTGAAAAGGGACATATAATTGCCATATCagtgaatattttcaaatattatgttAGCATGAGTTTTGATAGAGAGGGGTTTAGCAGTCACGTTAAAAGCTGAACATATTATCTTGagatttagaaattatttcagaAGAGGCCATTTCCCGTGGTTTGGCTCATACCAAGCAATAGTAATAACATATAGCATACAAAGTGTTTACACTGAGCACCTtgcctttctgttttgtttattttatcagATAAACCTAGGATATCAACACCACTGTGCTTGTCTAGGTCAGGAATGGAGCTGTAATTATGTTACTCTTCAAGAGGTGAGAACACTGATGAAAAGTAGAGAGACTTTCGGTTATGTTTTACAGATTAAATTAGAAGCCTTCCTAAAGAATTAGAGTCGTATTCCTGAGGAGTTGGAGGTGTATTCATGAAGAGCCCATTTCATATCTGTTCTCAGCAAGGTGTCCTGGGACCTGGCTTGTGGTTGGCCCTTACCTTGAGGATGCTCTGAGCATAGAGTAGAATGGCCTGCATCGCTCGCCTCAGTTTGgcattgcttgagatcaggacgGCCGCGTGTCCAGAGGGACATGCTGCCATTATCCCGACACAAACCATTACCCCTATTTTGTTCTGCCACAGCATCAGTAGGGGCACTGAGATGATGGCAGCGCAGAATGATACCACATAGAAGCAGAGGAAGGATAAAAGAGATTTGAGGGCTGTAATGTGTGCCTCCAGGCTGGGGTCCCAAGGGTTTCTGAGATGGAACTTCATTGTCCTCATGTGCCTCCCCAGGGAGACAATCAGCATCCCGgaagaaaccaggaaaaaaaggaaagcggGGATAGACCCCAAATAGcagaagataaatgaataaaagaagttGAGTTTTGTAATTTGCAACTTGAGTTCTGTATTATTATTCGTGAATGGCATAGTTGTGGTTGCTAAGTGAGATCTTCTAAAGAAGTCCCAGAAGCAGAGGACAGTGCAGATGCAGGAGGAAAAAATAATGCCCAGGATCATCTGAGAGGTCCTCTTGGAGATCCAGCTTGCCAAGCAGAGCAGGTAGGTTTTGGAAAAATGGACAATCTTGGAGCAGtagaggagactgaggcaggtggcgAACCAGAGGCTGGCTTCATTGACGATCATCCACAGCATGACAATGGTTTGGTAGCTGTGGTTCAGTGGCTCTTTCATGTTCTGGAAGCAGGCAAGTTGGATGGCCTCCAGAAACAGCAGCCCATGCAGGAAAAGCCGGGAGATGCTGAGACATAGCAATACACGATCACAGCTGCTCAGGGGCCGTTCCTTCAGCACATCCCCAAAATTGAccaagaaaatgaagacattggCCAGAAGCCCCACTGCAAACTCCAGGACTGAAATGAACAGAAATGCATGTTTGACTTCGTAGGACACAGTTAAGACCGGCATCAGAGTCAACATTATGGCTCTTCTTTAGGCGGCTAATCAATTTAGAATTTATGTACCACCCAGCGGAGAAGGTATGTGCACACCCTCTGCCAGACCTTTCCTTAAAAGAAGCATCCAGCTGTTGCCCTGAATCTATTCCAAAGTACGTGCATGAAATGTTCTGGCAGGAAACTTAGAGGGATGTTGTTGCTTTAGAATATCTCTTGGACACACACACAAGGGCTTATCATAAAAGTGGAAGACGGATGGTTTTATCTCTCGGGTAACGCAGAGCTTTAAACAAATCCAGGTGTTCCTGTATGGAAGCCTCCCCAGAAGGCCACAGCACAGTATCACGGATGCAAACAAGATAAGGTCTCAATTTCCCAGGTCCAGTTTTACATGCCCTTCTGGACCTGAGTGGGTGGAGAAAGAATAGGATTTGCTTATGGGTTGTAAAGAAACTGGCAGTAGGCAAAGCAGATCACAGAAATCTCAGGTTTGAAAAGGTGTCTCTTTCCATTTGCATCACTAGTCTCACCTGTGAGGCACGACTCTTGTCATAGagtatacatttaaaatgaaCAAGTACAAGGTTCCTCCCCTCACACCAGCATTTGACTCTAGTTTTAGTTGCGGTTGTCAAAGATTTCATTTACCCATCATCATTATGCCAGGTGCTGTGATTGAAACAGAGGAGTATTAATATGGAGAAGACCAGCACCTTCCCGTGAAGGGGGCATGTCTAGTCTGGATTATACAGAGATTTTAAAtctgctctctctgcttcccaTTCCCTTACTCCATTTTCCATAAACCAACAATAGTAATCCTGAGAAAATGAGACTTAAATTAtgccattgcttttttttttcacagcctCTAATCTCCCTTGGTATAAAGGCTAAGTCCCTGCAGTAAGTCCTTACTCCATTTTCCATAAACCAACAATAGTAATCCTGAGAAAATGAGACTTAAATTAtgccattgcttttttttttcacagcctCTAATCTCCCTTGGTATAAAGGCTAAGTCCCTGCAGTAAGTCCTTACTCCATTTTCCATAAACCAACAATAGTAATCCTGAGAAAATGAGACTTAAATTAtgccattgcttttttttttctcacagccTCTAATCTCCCTTGGTATAAAGGCTAAGACCTGCAGGTCTACAGGTCTCACATTATCAGAGCCTGTTCCTTTTCAGATGTCAGCTTCCTCCCTCCCCCGTGCCACCCACATTGACCCCTCTCCTGTCCTGTGGGCTTGCCAAGCACCTGTCTACTGTGAGACCATTGAACTTGAACTTCCCACTCCCAGAATTGCTTTTCCTTTACACACTACAATGTTTCACTTTCTTCTCAAGAGTTCTCTTTATCAGAGAGTCACCTTAACAGAGAGTCCTTCCCTGACTATCCAATCATCGTCATCCCTTACTCCACCATGTATGAATGTTACATGTATTTAGCCTGTTTTATATTCCTGAATATATTCAATTATTTCTTACCTATATTCACCACCACTAAAAAATGTAAGCTTCAGGAAGGAATTTATTAGATAATCAACACATATTATTGAATGAATACAATTTTCATAAATGAAGCACTTAGTATCTATAACAACCCCTGGTTGATATCTATAATATAATGCTACATTGTATTTAACATGCCAGGGATTATATTCTGACACACATGGCTATAATTTAGGAAGTCTAGCTTTCTTCCCTTTTGTGCATTTCCTAATATTTGTTGAGCTTGGCTGGTTACTCAACCCAGATGGGAGAGCTGATTGTTTAGACACTGGATGTTGTTTTCTAACTTTTATAAAAACCCGGTTCTTATTTTCCACTCTTACAAATGCTCTCAACTTTTCCAGTTGCCTTTTAAGTGTCATTCACTCACTTACTCATTTGGGAGGCCGAGTGAAGATGAAAGGAGAAGTTGCACGGGCCTGCCTTTGGTTTGCTTTGTTGTACAACATTTCCTCCCAGTGTGGGGCTTTCCCACATTTGCTCATCTGCGGCTCAGCCTTACGCTTCCTGGCCCTTTCTACAAGCTCTGCACAGCCTCGCTCTGGGTATTCTGCTTCCTCTGTGTGTGCTCACAGCTCTGCACAGGCTGGGAGCAAGGGCTCTGTGTTGAGAGCATCAGCTCTGGCAGTAGGCTCCCTCGAGTTATGGACTGGTTCTGTCATTTAAtctctgtgtgaccttgacaAATAACTGAGCCTTCCCCACTCATCACTTATGAAATGGAGATGATCAGAGCAACACCGACATCAGGGGATGACCTAAATTGACACACCTGGCATGCTTGCCATTGTGTGTAAGGTATTACAAGTGTTCTGATGCGTTTGTCCTGAGTTCTTCACTTTGTCCTTTCCTGCATCTCGAATTCAAGAGTTATCTGCATTGCCTATTTGTGTCTGTAGgtactttctcttttttgattttttttgattaATACTCCTATTTTATTACAAGTAGTGACACAAATCAGTGATTTCTAAAAATGttcattgctgttttattttattttatttttttattaagtcttttgtacatatatatatgtagggGGATAGAGAGATAATTGTGTGGTCTTTCATTGCACACAATCATGTAGCATTGCAGTTATATTTAATTCATTGTATCTGTGATCACTTCATTTGAGTCATTCATTTTTGCAGAATGACAAGCACTTGAGATGCTGAGTTCTGTGCTTTTAACTAAAGctaattttctcttcctctttgccacAGCAGGTGGCAGCCTTGTACTACTGGTGTTCGGGAAAGCTGTTTGCTTCTTGATAGAGTCTAAATGGAAACCACTTGTTCTGCTGCATGAGCTGAGATATGTAACCACAGAGTTAGAACCATTAATATCAAAATTAtgattttcatataaataatcaataaaattttttctCTATGTTATTTTTTGGAGCATCAAATTCCCCAACAATCTTTCACTAATCAAAGGCTCTTTCAGAGAAAAATGGCATGGATGCCCATTGATAGTTCCCCTCCATTTGACTAATGTACACACAGCCTTTTGGGATTTTATAAACAATCTCCTGTGTACTTTACcaattggctatttttttaaaactggttTACTCAGGGAGttaagaaaagcaaaatcaatCTCAGTGCTAATAAAAGTAGTGTTAGTAAACTTTACTTCAtcagatataataaaaaattgcaGTCCCTTGgattttggaaataaaagttaaaagttatGTAATCTATATAAATGTGGATTTATATTTTTGCTACCATTTATTTTGGGATGTTAGAATTAAATCCTTtgagttgaattttttaaattgctattgCTTTGCTTGACAGAAGAATGCTATTTCCAGTAATATCAAAccttatttccttaaaatattttgcttatatTTCCAATGACTTGatagatatattaaaatatatttatcaagaACAAAATATATCCCAGATGATGTAATGGGCACTGCAGCCACACTTGTAAACAAAGGGGGACAAGAGGAACCGAAATAGCCCAGGAATAGCATGTACCTAAGGTGGGGTCGAAAGGGGGGTTGTCCAGAGAAGTCTTCCTAGAAGTGATGTTGAGGTCGAGAACTTGAGGACGAGTGAGAGATAGTACAGTATTTGATAGATGGAGTCACCTTAGGAGGATGTCACAGTCACTTTAAAGTTTAAAGACAAGATGAGCAACAATCTAATCTAACAGAAGTTAACAAATATCAGATATAATAAATCAGTTCCTATTCATTTTATGAATATGGAAACATGATTGTCAGAAGACTTGCAATTTGACAAGTAAGCTGTAGTTTTGTTTAAAATGATCAGCTTTGTTCTAAATGGTGTTTGGAATCACAATCTATAAAATATTAGATACATGTAATTGCATATATAGCCTGATAGACAGAAATCATAACTGAAATGTTTTCCTACATGTTTTCAGTCCCCTCACACCTCATTAGGAATGTCGTAAGAATCACACCAAAGACAAGATGTTGATATAAAAACAGTGACAAAATTCTCAAAGGCAGAGATACAATGGGGCCCTCTCAACCCACTGCAAAGTTTGGCAAACAGAAATGCCTTTACTCTCAGAaaattccacacacacacacacacacacacacatacacacatgtgcgcgcacacacacatacacatattagGGATTCTATGGGAGAGAAGACAGTTCTTTTGGAAAGGATTCAGTGAGCCTAAGAGTTAAGTGAGCAGAACGttgccaccccccccccccaccatggtCTCCTTTGAAAGAATTGGAAGGTGCTGTACTAATAACCTCTGAAATCTGAGGTATAGTGAGCAGAGGTAGAGGATGTGAAGGCAGGAGGTGAGGAAGCTAATACTATAGCTTCACAGTTTAAGGAGCAAGCAGACCACACTCTAAAGTGATTAGAAGGAAAGGGC is a window from the Nycticebus coucang isolate mNycCou1 chromosome 11, mNycCou1.pri, whole genome shotgun sequence genome containing:
- the TAS2R38 gene encoding taste receptor type 2 member 38, giving the protein MLTLMPVLTVSYEVKHAFLFISVLEFAVGLLANVFIFLVNFGDVLKERPLSSCDRVLLCLSISRLFLHGLLFLEAIQLACFQNMKEPLNHSYQTIVMLWMIVNEASLWFATCLSLLYCSKIVHFSKTYLLCLASWISKRTSQMILGIIFSSCICTVLCFWDFFRRSHLATTTMPFTNNNTELKLQITKLNFFYSFIFCYLGSIPAFLFFLVSSGMLIVSLGRHMRTMKFHLRNPWDPSLEAHITALKSLLSFLCFYVVSFCAAIISVPLLMLWQNKIGVMVCVGIMAACPSGHAAVLISSNAKLRRAMQAILLYAQSILKVRANHKPGPRTPC